Proteins encoded in a region of the Paenibacillus sp. W2I17 genome:
- a CDS encoding ABC transporter ATP-binding protein, whose translation MENTIEVKGLRKSFKDTEVLKGVDFKVRQGEIFALLGSNGAGKTTIIRILTTLLKPDGGTATVNGFDVVSKPKNVRQVISLTGQFAAVDEILTGRENLIMIAKLRHLDHPHQVVDDLLRRFGLTDAANRKPSTYSGGMRRRLDIALSLVGKPQIIFLDEPTTGLDPEARIEVWKIVKELSDSGTTVFLTTQYLEEAEQLADQISILHEGRIIAGGTLTELKRLFPSPKVEYVEKQPTLEEIFLAIIGKKEAL comes from the coding sequence ATGGAAAACACAATTGAAGTGAAGGGTCTGCGAAAGTCATTCAAAGACACAGAAGTCCTTAAGGGTGTCGATTTTAAAGTGAGGCAAGGTGAAATATTCGCCCTGCTTGGCTCTAACGGCGCAGGCAAAACGACGATTATTAGAATCCTCACCACATTGCTCAAACCAGATGGAGGCACCGCCACCGTAAACGGATTTGACGTTGTGTCAAAACCCAAAAATGTGCGACAAGTGATCAGTCTGACCGGGCAATTTGCCGCTGTAGACGAGATATTGACCGGACGGGAAAATCTGATCATGATTGCCAAGCTGCGGCATCTGGATCATCCGCATCAAGTTGTGGACGATTTGCTGAGACGTTTCGGCTTAACCGACGCCGCCAATCGTAAGCCATCTACGTATTCGGGTGGAATGCGCCGTAGGCTTGACATCGCCTTGAGCCTTGTGGGTAAACCGCAGATCATTTTCCTCGACGAGCCAACCACTGGGCTTGACCCAGAGGCACGTATCGAAGTATGGAAGATTGTAAAGGAACTGTCAGACAGCGGCACGACGGTATTTTTGACCACACAGTATTTAGAGGAAGCCGAGCAGCTTGCCGACCAAATATCTATTCTGCACGAGGGCAGGATTATCGCAGGCGGCACGCTCACGGAACTAAAAAGGCTATTTCCATCCCCAAAGGTAGAGTATGTTGAAAAACAGCCAACTTTAGAGGAAATATTCCTCGCAATCATCGGTAAAAAGGAGGCCCTTTAA
- a CDS encoding DUF1048 domain-containing protein, which produces MKIRDIIEGKKEWRAHVARVKGLPQDYQIVYKEIQKYLFKVGPVELTSGTGLLSGIVDLFEEGAVSRKSVLEVTGSDVAAFCDDLIKDSKTYADIYQESIDQEVRKAMKKVTDRTK; this is translated from the coding sequence TTGAAAATCCGAGATATTATCGAAGGAAAAAAAGAGTGGAGAGCGCATGTGGCGCGTGTCAAAGGACTCCCGCAAGATTATCAGATTGTTTATAAAGAGATTCAAAAATATCTCTTTAAGGTCGGCCCTGTTGAGCTAACTAGCGGGACGGGGTTGCTCTCGGGAATTGTTGATCTTTTTGAAGAGGGCGCTGTCTCGAGGAAAAGCGTGCTCGAAGTTACGGGCAGTGATGTAGCGGCTTTTTGCGATGATCTAATCAAAGATTCCAAAACTTATGCGGACATTTATCAAGAATCTATTGACCAAGAAGTTAGAAAGGCCATGAAAAAGGTCACGGATAGAACAAAGTAA
- a CDS encoding DUF1048 domain-containing protein, whose amino-acid sequence MNFWDKITGNDMTKEFKAFEARVKKLPADYQAAWKEINDHLWPHSDFTGRNLMPILDGVLGLLEETAADGQRIQEVLGDDIKGFCSALAGEEGAKSYRDKWRKQLNNNVVKKLGK is encoded by the coding sequence ATGAATTTTTGGGATAAAATCACCGGAAACGACATGACAAAAGAATTCAAAGCTTTTGAAGCACGAGTCAAAAAGCTGCCGGCGGATTATCAAGCTGCATGGAAAGAAATTAATGACCATCTTTGGCCACACTCCGATTTCACCGGACGTAACCTCATGCCAATTTTGGACGGTGTGCTTGGCCTGTTGGAAGAAACCGCAGCGGATGGGCAGCGGATCCAAGAGGTTTTAGGTGACGATATCAAAGGCTTCTGTTCTGCACTGGCTGGCGAAGAAGGTGCAAAATCTTATCGCGACAAATGGCGTAAGCAACTCAACAATAATGTTGTTAAAAAATTAGGTAAATAG
- a CDS encoding PadR family transcriptional regulator, with protein sequence MLKGVLEGCVLEIISRQETYGYEITRRLNALGFTDVVEGTVYTILIRLEKNKLVETTKKPSEMGPPRKFFAINEAGNEELRKFWAKWEFVSSKMNELKEKKQ encoded by the coding sequence ATGCTCAAAGGTGTGCTTGAGGGCTGTGTCCTTGAAATAATAAGCCGCCAAGAAACATACGGCTACGAAATCACGCGGCGACTGAATGCTCTTGGTTTCACAGATGTTGTCGAGGGAACGGTTTACACGATCCTGATCCGGCTTGAGAAAAACAAGTTGGTGGAAACCACCAAGAAGCCTTCCGAAATGGGACCGCCGCGAAAGTTTTTCGCGATTAACGAAGCAGGAAATGAGGAACTGCGGAAGTTCTGGGCAAAATGGGAATTCGTATCATCAAAAATGAACGAGTTAAAGGAGAAAAAACAATGA
- a CDS encoding APC family permease yields MFTSLKRILIGRPLKSHEAGEQKLNKTKALAILSSDALSSVAYGPEQILLVLMTIGVAAFWYSIPIAIGVLVLLIALILSYRQIIYAYPQGGGAYVVSKENLGKYAGLVAGGSLLVDYILTVAVSVSAGTDAITSAFPSLHSYNVLIAIVFVVLITLLNLRGVTESASVLAYPVYFFVLALFILIGVGLYRIITGQVSPELHTSIGTPVAGISLFLLLRAFSSGSSALTGVEAISNAIPNFKSPAPNNAAKTLMAMGTLLALLFSGIVVLAYYYGVSPKMDVTVVSQIAEETFGRNFMYFFIQGTTALILILAANTGYSAFPLLAVNLAKDKYIPRMFTVRGDRLGYSNGIISLGVLSIILIIVFEGKTEQLIPLYAVGVFIPFTLSQTGMLLKWIRQKPQGWVLKFIINTVGALISFIVAMMFFLTKFNQVWSVLIFLPLIILIFYRIRKHYDAVADQLRLTSCEPAIPIEGNVVILPVAGITHVVENSLNYAKSLSPHQIIAVYVPFEREDEANFEKKWKAWQPDIRLVTLYSPYRSILHPLTKFIDTVQRKANESNYQVTVIIPQFIPKKGWQNILHNQSSLLIRANLLYRRNVIITTVPYHLKK; encoded by the coding sequence ATGTTCACATCATTAAAACGAATTTTGATCGGCAGGCCATTAAAATCCCATGAAGCCGGAGAGCAGAAGCTTAACAAAACCAAAGCGTTAGCTATTCTTTCTTCAGATGCCTTATCTTCTGTAGCATATGGTCCGGAGCAGATTTTGCTGGTATTAATGACTATTGGTGTAGCAGCTTTCTGGTACTCTATACCGATTGCGATTGGGGTACTGGTTCTGCTAATTGCATTGATTCTTTCTTATCGACAAATTATTTATGCATACCCCCAGGGTGGGGGGGCCTATGTTGTTTCCAAGGAAAATTTGGGTAAGTATGCTGGCCTCGTAGCTGGAGGTTCACTACTCGTGGATTATATTCTTACAGTAGCTGTTAGTGTGTCAGCAGGTACAGATGCGATTACTTCAGCCTTTCCAAGTCTCCACTCTTATAATGTGCTTATTGCAATTGTATTTGTCGTGTTAATCACCTTATTAAATCTTAGAGGTGTCACTGAGTCTGCTTCGGTGCTTGCTTACCCAGTCTACTTTTTTGTCCTTGCGCTTTTTATTCTGATTGGAGTGGGCTTATACCGTATTATTACAGGTCAAGTTTCTCCTGAACTCCATACTTCGATAGGTACTCCTGTCGCCGGTATAAGCTTGTTCTTGTTGTTACGGGCTTTTTCCTCAGGGAGTTCTGCCTTGACAGGGGTAGAGGCCATTTCAAACGCTATTCCTAATTTCAAGAGCCCGGCACCGAACAATGCAGCCAAGACGCTTATGGCCATGGGTACGCTGTTGGCCTTGTTGTTCTCGGGAATTGTCGTGTTGGCCTATTACTACGGAGTCAGTCCGAAGATGGATGTTACGGTTGTATCCCAGATTGCCGAGGAAACCTTCGGACGCAACTTTATGTATTTCTTTATTCAGGGAACGACAGCTTTGATTCTCATTTTGGCTGCCAACACCGGTTATTCTGCTTTTCCTCTGCTGGCTGTCAACTTGGCGAAGGACAAGTATATCCCACGAATGTTTACGGTTAGAGGAGATCGGCTGGGTTATTCGAATGGAATCATCAGCTTGGGCGTTCTTTCGATTATACTCATCATCGTTTTTGAAGGAAAGACGGAGCAACTAATTCCACTTTACGCGGTGGGGGTATTTATCCCATTTACATTATCCCAGACCGGTATGTTGCTGAAGTGGATTCGACAAAAGCCTCAAGGTTGGGTTTTAAAATTTATAATAAACACAGTAGGTGCTTTAATCAGCTTTATTGTAGCGATGATGTTTTTCCTGACTAAATTCAATCAAGTGTGGTCAGTGCTAATTTTTCTGCCACTGATTATTCTGATCTTTTACCGTATTCGTAAGCATTATGATGCTGTCGCAGACCAGCTTCGTTTGACGTCTTGCGAGCCCGCAATCCCAATTGAGGGTAACGTCGTCATACTCCCGGTTGCTGGTATTACCCATGTGGTGGAGAATTCATTGAATTATGCCAAGTCCCTGTCTCCTCATCAAATTATAGCTGTATATGTTCCATTTGAACGGGAAGATGAGGCGAACTTTGAGAAGAAATGGAAAGCATGGCAACCAGATATCCGGCTAGTGACCCTTTATTCTCCTTATCGGAGTATTCTGCACCCTCTCACCAAATTCATTGATACGGTACAACGCAAGGCCAATGAATCTAATTATCAGGTGACGGTTATTATACCTCAATTTATTCCGAAAAAAGGATGGCAAAACATTCTACACAACCAGTCCAGCCTGTTAATCCGTGCTAACCTGCTCTACCGGAGAAATGTGATTATCACGACAGTCCCATACCATTTAAAAAAATAG
- a CDS encoding glycoside hydrolase family 1 protein: MKNTTVFPDSFMWGGATAANQYEGAWNIDGKKASTADMMTGGTHTTPRRITKHIEEGVNYPSHEAVDFYHHYKEDIRLFAEMGFRCFRMSIAWSRIFPNGDDVTPNEAGLQFYDKVFSELKKYNIEPIVTISHYEAPFALTEKFNAWASREMIDCYVRYCETIFTRYKDVVKYWITFNEINSLIVPAGAYIAGALLVDDSGVFNNTVVDSTQLRFQALHHQFIASAKAVKLAHEINPAFQIGCMINYSHGYGSTCKPEDMLKALRMDQINNMLSSDVQVRGEYPDFAKRYFNENNIQIEMAEEDVEVLKQGCVDFYSFSYYKSHVVGTRPEGDETQGNVFGGFKNPYLKANDWGWQIDPVGLRYVLNHVYDRYGIPIMIVENGLGAVDVIEEDGSIHDTYRINFLRDHIEQMRESILDGVNLIGYTAWGCIDIVSASTGEMEKRYGFIYVDKDNEGRGTLKRSKKDSFHWYKKVIESNGERLN, from the coding sequence ATGAAGAACACAACCGTATTCCCAGACTCTTTTATGTGGGGCGGCGCAACAGCGGCGAATCAATACGAGGGTGCCTGGAACATTGATGGTAAAAAGGCTAGTACAGCAGATATGATGACGGGTGGAACGCATACTACTCCAAGACGGATCACCAAACACATTGAGGAGGGTGTAAACTATCCTTCCCATGAGGCAGTAGATTTTTACCATCATTACAAAGAAGATATCCGTCTATTTGCAGAGATGGGCTTTCGATGCTTCAGAATGTCCATTGCTTGGTCCAGAATATTCCCCAACGGGGACGATGTAACGCCAAATGAAGCAGGACTTCAATTTTACGACAAGGTGTTCAGTGAACTGAAAAAGTATAATATTGAACCTATCGTTACCATCTCACATTACGAAGCTCCGTTTGCGCTAACTGAGAAATTCAATGCTTGGGCTTCCAGAGAGATGATCGACTGCTACGTACGGTATTGTGAGACCATTTTCACCCGTTACAAGGATGTCGTGAAGTACTGGATTACATTTAATGAGATCAATAGTTTAATTGTTCCAGCAGGAGCATATATAGCAGGGGCATTATTAGTTGATGATAGTGGTGTATTTAACAATACGGTTGTGGATAGTACGCAATTAAGATTCCAGGCTTTACATCATCAATTTATAGCAAGTGCAAAAGCTGTCAAGCTTGCTCATGAGATTAATCCGGCGTTCCAAATCGGTTGTATGATTAATTATAGTCATGGTTACGGAAGTACATGTAAACCGGAAGATATGTTGAAGGCTCTGAGAATGGATCAGATTAACAATATGCTGAGCAGTGACGTGCAAGTTAGAGGGGAATACCCTGACTTTGCCAAGAGATATTTTAATGAGAACAATATTCAGATTGAGATGGCAGAAGAAGACGTAGAAGTGCTAAAACAAGGCTGTGTTGATTTCTATAGCTTCAGCTACTACAAATCTCATGTAGTGGGTACCCGCCCAGAGGGTGATGAAACCCAGGGGAATGTCTTTGGTGGATTCAAAAATCCTTATTTGAAGGCAAATGATTGGGGATGGCAAATCGATCCAGTTGGACTTCGTTACGTACTCAATCATGTGTACGATCGGTATGGAATCCCTATAATGATCGTTGAAAATGGGCTGGGTGCGGTTGATGTCATCGAAGAGGATGGCTCTATCCATGATACGTATAGAATCAATTTCCTGCGAGATCATATCGAACAAATGAGAGAATCTATCCTCGATGGCGTTAATCTTATCGGCTACACGGCTTGGGGTTGCATCGACATCGTTAGTGCCTCAACTGGCGAAATGGAGAAACGCTACGGATTCATTTATGTAGATAAGGATAACGAGGGCAGAGGTACCCTAAAAAGAAGTAAAAAGGACAGTTTCCACTGGTATAAAAAGGTGATTGAATCCAACGGGGAAAGATTGAATTAG